Proteins from one Oryza sativa Japonica Group chromosome 12, ASM3414082v1 genomic window:
- the LOC4352059 gene encoding uncharacterized protein isoform X2 encodes MHALILKCLLSGFIAASMPVTPDTAHNSLSNDRSATPEPPVGSGLNHAGSEMFQPTERKGRLKGSAPHDTLSNAGTAASAGMGTSVLVPVKATQFESGSAITHTKDIPRPAGDISNAIISTGTLIPQKVSQVKLVKDISQQTNTQKLVGSTSNTGDRNDPMISAKVPQLQLVRDTTLQMVTGKPASIATSASHGTAVPISRQVPWVKLVKDVTPQMLTSRLGSAAVKVDYRTAVAIPQKLSQLKLVKDITPHTATQKPATIAAKAIHQKKRKANSDPGESPLARHKPTINDVPPSPFERSSVSSIPHHFSKAMLTDNLRSLTKLHLADELPRTLTTSTKNDDMRFLTRSELMENLRFLAKNHNFSNVATNDGN; translated from the coding sequence atgcatgcattgatcctgAAATGTTTGTTGTCAGGTTTTATAGCAGCATCCATGCCAGTGACCCCAGACACTGCTCATAATTCACTGTCTAATGACAGGAGTGCCACTCCAGAGCCTCCAGTGGGCTCTGGCCTCAACCATGCTGGTTCTGAAATGTTTCAACCAACTGAAAGAAAGGGTAGATTAAAAGGTTCTGCACCACATGACACCTTGAGTAATGCTGGAACTGCTGCCAGTGCTGGCATGGGTACATCTGTCTTGGTTCCTGTGAAGGCGACACAATTCGAGTCCGGCAGTGCTATCACCCATACGAAGGACATCCCAAGACCAGCTGGTGATATTTCCAATGCAATCATTTCTACTGGTACCCTGATCCCTCAGAAGGTGTCGCAGGTGAAGCTTGTTAAGGACATCAGCCAACAAACGAACACCCAAAAGCTAGTTGGCTCTACTTCCAATACAGGTGATCGCAACGATCCGATGATCTCTGCAAAGGTGCCTCAGCTCCAGTTAGTGAGGGACACCACCCTCCAGATGGTCACTGGGAAGCCAGCTAGCATTGCCACCAGTGCAAGCCATGGTACTGCTGTGCCGATCTCTCGGCAGGTGCCCTGGGTCAAGTTGGTGAAGGATGTCACCCCGCAGATGCTCACCTCGAGACTTGGCAGTGCTGCTGTCAAAGTTGACTATCGTACGGCTGTGGCGATCCCTCAGAAGTTGTCCCAGCTCAAGTTAGTCAAGGATATCACACCGCATACAGCCACCCAAAAGCCTGCCACGATTGCGGCGAAGGCCATTCACCAGAAGAAGCGGAAAGCTAACAGTGACCCTGGCGAGAGCCCACTGGCACGGCATAAGCCGACTATCAATGACGTGCCACCCAGCCCTTTTGAAAGATCATCAGTAAGCAGCATTCCGCATCACTTCAGCAAAGCTATGCTGACCGACAATCTTAGGTCACTCACAAAGCTTCACTTGGCTGATGAACTGCCTCGCACATTAACAACGTCGACCAAGAACGATGATATGCGCTTCTTAACCCGATCTGAGCTGATGGAGAACCTGAGATTCCTTGCAAAGAACCACAACTTTTCAAATGTTGCCACGAATGATGGTAACTAG
- the LOC4352059 gene encoding uncharacterized protein isoform X1: protein MPVTPDTAHNSLSNDRSATPEPPVGSGLNHAGSEMFQPTERKGRLKGSAPHDTLSNAGTAASAGMGTSVLVPVKATQFESGSAITHTKDIPRPAGDISNAIISTGTLIPQKVSQVKLVKDISQQTNTQKLVGSTSNTGDRNDPMISAKVPQLQLVRDTTLQMVTGKPASIATSASHGTAVPISRQVPWVKLVKDVTPQMLTSRLGSAAVKVDYRTAVAIPQKLSQLKLVKDITPHTATQKPATIAAKAIHQKKRKANSDPGESPLARHKPTINDVPPSPFERSSVSSIPHHFSKAMLTDNLRSLTKLHLADELPRTLTTSTKNDDMRFLTRSELMENLRFLAKNHNFSNVATNDGN from the coding sequence ATGCCAGTGACCCCAGACACTGCTCATAATTCACTGTCTAATGACAGGAGTGCCACTCCAGAGCCTCCAGTGGGCTCTGGCCTCAACCATGCTGGTTCTGAAATGTTTCAACCAACTGAAAGAAAGGGTAGATTAAAAGGTTCTGCACCACATGACACCTTGAGTAATGCTGGAACTGCTGCCAGTGCTGGCATGGGTACATCTGTCTTGGTTCCTGTGAAGGCGACACAATTCGAGTCCGGCAGTGCTATCACCCATACGAAGGACATCCCAAGACCAGCTGGTGATATTTCCAATGCAATCATTTCTACTGGTACCCTGATCCCTCAGAAGGTGTCGCAGGTGAAGCTTGTTAAGGACATCAGCCAACAAACGAACACCCAAAAGCTAGTTGGCTCTACTTCCAATACAGGTGATCGCAACGATCCGATGATCTCTGCAAAGGTGCCTCAGCTCCAGTTAGTGAGGGACACCACCCTCCAGATGGTCACTGGGAAGCCAGCTAGCATTGCCACCAGTGCAAGCCATGGTACTGCTGTGCCGATCTCTCGGCAGGTGCCCTGGGTCAAGTTGGTGAAGGATGTCACCCCGCAGATGCTCACCTCGAGACTTGGCAGTGCTGCTGTCAAAGTTGACTATCGTACGGCTGTGGCGATCCCTCAGAAGTTGTCCCAGCTCAAGTTAGTCAAGGATATCACACCGCATACAGCCACCCAAAAGCCTGCCACGATTGCGGCGAAGGCCATTCACCAGAAGAAGCGGAAAGCTAACAGTGACCCTGGCGAGAGCCCACTGGCACGGCATAAGCCGACTATCAATGACGTGCCACCCAGCCCTTTTGAAAGATCATCAGTAAGCAGCATTCCGCATCACTTCAGCAAAGCTATGCTGACCGACAATCTTAGGTCACTCACAAAGCTTCACTTGGCTGATGAACTGCCTCGCACATTAACAACGTCGACCAAGAACGATGATATGCGCTTCTTAACCCGATCTGAGCTGATGGAGAACCTGAGATTCCTTGCAAAGAACCACAACTTTTCAAATGTTGCCACGAATGATGGTAACTAG